ATCATCGACGACGAAGCCGACCAGGCTTCCGTCGCCACCCCCACGATCAACCCGTTGATCCTGGGCATCCTCGGCAGCCTTCCGCGCTCCGCCTATGTGGGTTACACCGCCTCCCCCTTCGCGAATCTCCTCATCGACCCGGCTGCCGCGGACCTGTACCCGAAGGACTTCATCGTCAACCTGCCCAAGCCGCAAGGCCACTTCGGCACCGAGGTGCTGTTCGGTCGCTACGCGCTGGACGGGGAGGATCCCGAGGACGTCGATGACGGCCACGACATGATCCGCTCGATCCCCGATGCGGACATCGACGCCGTCCGGCCCCGCAATCGCGAGGAGACAGAGGGTTTCGAGCCGTTCATCACCGACACGCTGCGCGACTCCGTCCACTACTTCTGGCTTGCCACCGCCGCCCGCCGGGTGCGAGGCACGGGCAACCCGCACAGCACCATGTTGATCCACACCAGCGTGAACACGGTGGTGCACAACAGTTTTCACCCACCGCTGGAACACCTGCGCTCGACGACTCGCGCCAGGCTGAGCGAGCCGGCGCTGCTGGCACAACTCCGGTCGCTGTGGGACCGGGAGACGGAACGCGTGCCCGCCGAGGACTTCGGCGAACAGAAGGTTCCCTTCGACATGCTGCTGGAGCAGTTGCCCGGTGTACTCGACCGCTGTCGGATCATCATGGACAACTCCAGCAGCGAAGCCCGCCTCGACTACGAGAACGGCCCGGTGACGGCGATCGCGGTCGGCGGCAACACCCTCTCCCGCGGTCTGACGCTGGAAGGGCTGTCCGTCAGCTACTTCGTCCGCGCGGTCTCCGCGTATGACACGCTGCTTCAGATGGGCCGCTGGTTCGGTTTCCGCAACGGCTACGCAGATCTGCCCCGGATCTGGATGACCGACGAACTGGCGCGGTGGTTCCGTCACCTCGCCACCGTCGAGACCGAGATGCGGCGCGACATCGACGTCTACCTCACCGAGGACGAGACTCCGATGAGCTTCACCGTGCGCCTGCGCACGCACCCGAACCTGCGGGTCACCGCTGTGGCCAAGATGCGTGACGCTGTCACCGCCGCCTCCTCGTTCGGCGGCAAGCGTGTGCAGACCCACTACTTCCACACCAATGCCGAATGGCTGGCGGAGAACGCCGAGGCCGCCCGCGAGTTGGTCGGATCAGCGCAGGAGCAGGCGGTCAGGACGGACGACCGCACTTCCGAAGGCCGTTATCTGCTGCGCGAAGTCCCGCACGAACTGGTGCTGGACTTCCTGGAGAACTACCACTTCCACGAGGACTCCGTGGAGACCGACGGCAAGCTGATCAGTGACTACATCCGCAAGCGGGTGCGCACGGCGGGGGAGTTGAGCCGCTGGAACATCGCCATCGTGGGAAATCCGCTCCGCGCGGCCCAGGACGCCTTCGAGTTCGCCCCGGGCATCTCGGTCGGCCGCGTCACCCGCGCCCGCATCGCCGCCGAACACGGCACCAGCGCCCGCGCGGACTTCGCCGACATCAAGACGCTGATGAGCCGCAGGGACGCCGCCGTCGACCTGACCGGGGAAGTGTCGGGCCTGGACGAGGCTGCCATCAAACGCGCGCGCCGCAAGGAGTTGCCCGGTACCGGACTGCTGGTGCTCTACCCGATCGACAAGACCTCGCGGCCCGCGCCCGCCAAGAAGCTTCGTGCCCCGCTGGACGCCGAGGCGCACGTGATCGGCGTCGGCCTGGTCTTCCCCGAACCCACCGGGGCCGACAGCGAGGTCAGCCGTTACATCACCGCAGACCTGTCCGACGTCGTCCTGGAAGAAGAGGACTTCAGCGCTCTCGAGGTCGACGCATGACCGAGAACCCTCTCCGCCGGGCCATCGAAGACAGGTGGGCCGAACTGGAGAGCCGACCGGTCACCGGGGAGCGGAAGTTCCGCGTGGCAGAGCTGTCGATCGCTACGGTCAACGGGTCTGTGGCCACCGCCATCGACCAGCTCGGTCATCGTCACATCCTGGTCCCGATCAAGAGCAACCAGCAGTTGCGAAACGGCCTGAACGGTCCTGTTCTCCAGGTGCGCAGGCGCCCGCTGGAGGACGCCGACACCTACCGGGTGTACGCGGACCTCGGCTGTCTGAAGCCCGAGTTCAACGAGTTGTTCACCCGACTGTGCACGGACATCCTGGTCGAAACGGAGCAGGTGCCCGAGAACCCTCTCAAGGCGCTGTACAAGGTGATCGACCGGTGGAAGGCGCTGTTCCGCTCCGTGGGCGCACCCCTGGGCCCGGAGCAGGTCGCAGGGCTCTTCGGCGAGCTGAGCGTCCTGAGTCGCCTGTTGGAACTGGATCCCAGCGCCCACCGGCTTTGGCAGGGCCCCAAGGGACACCGCCACGATTTCGCCGGAGCCGCCGGGGCCCTCGAGGTCAAGGTCTCGACAGTGGACGAGGGGCGACGTCCCCGCATCCACGGCCTCGACCAACTGGAGGAGCCGACCAACGGTCCTCTGGAACTGGTCTGGATGCGTCTGCGCCGTACCCAGGAGAACGGCACCGGTCTGGTCGAACTGGTCGAACACGTACTGAACCTCTCGGACGACGAGAGCGCGGTACTGGCACTGCTCGCCGAGGTCGGCTACCGCCCTGCCGATGCCGCGCTGAACGGCACGGTCCGCTTCGAGACCGCCGAGGAACGTTGGTACCGGGTGGACGCCTCCTTCCCGAAGCTGACCGAGCAGCAGCTGGCCCAGGCAGGTGTTCCCCTCGACGCCATGAACGTCGACTACACCATCGACTTGTCCGGGGAACAGCCCGCTCCCATGGCGGAGGAGGAGAGGCTCCTGAGCCTTCAGGAGCTGCTGCGGGAGGGTTCGTGAACTCTGCGGCCCACCAAGGCTGGCACTCCCAGCCCTATCCGCCTGAAGGCGCGAGCGCGGCCGAAGGGATCCGCAGGCAGCTCGGTCGCCCCCAACTGGACCTGTTGACGATCTTGGTGCGCGAATCCGCGCAGAACAGCTGGGACGCGCACCGCGAAGGCAGCGGCGTACCGGTCGACTACCGGATCGACCTCTCCACCATCAGCCCCGCGCGCATCGGCGCATGGCGGGAGATGCTGCTCAACGATGCTCCGGCGAAAGCCGATCTGCCGTTGCGCGACACCCTGCGCAGCTCGGCCGTGCGACTTCT
The sequence above is drawn from the Streptomyces sp. NBC_01465 genome and encodes:
- a CDS encoding PD-(D/E)XK motif protein; the encoded protein is MTENPLRRAIEDRWAELESRPVTGERKFRVAELSIATVNGSVATAIDQLGHRHILVPIKSNQQLRNGLNGPVLQVRRRPLEDADTYRVYADLGCLKPEFNELFTRLCTDILVETEQVPENPLKALYKVIDRWKALFRSVGAPLGPEQVAGLFGELSVLSRLLELDPSAHRLWQGPKGHRHDFAGAAGALEVKVSTVDEGRRPRIHGLDQLEEPTNGPLELVWMRLRRTQENGTGLVELVEHVLNLSDDESAVLALLAEVGYRPADAALNGTVRFETAEERWYRVDASFPKLTEQQLAQAGVPLDAMNVDYTIDLSGEQPAPMAEEERLLSLQELLREGS
- a CDS encoding Z1 domain-containing protein, producing MVDDVNDMLYDTFKDLLDKHTPAEAVKRIEMFGAAPETLQWIRERHESDCLRIKELEEPRSAVIGNRDTWYTGPREGDKCWPALVGLLEQDGWPQEPAIRSLDESSTRIVSLLNHPLEPAFSTRGLVVGYVQSGKTTSFTAVTAKAVDRGYKLIIVLAGIHNGLRRQTQARLMKQLVEPNPTLWTQMTGLDDDFHPTQNPASYFGKSNKTRVLCVVKKNKHVLEKLTKWLAGAKDYLQDCPALIIDDEADQASVATPTINPLILGILGSLPRSAYVGYTASPFANLLIDPAAADLYPKDFIVNLPKPQGHFGTEVLFGRYALDGEDPEDVDDGHDMIRSIPDADIDAVRPRNREETEGFEPFITDTLRDSVHYFWLATAARRVRGTGNPHSTMLIHTSVNTVVHNSFHPPLEHLRSTTRARLSEPALLAQLRSLWDRETERVPAEDFGEQKVPFDMLLEQLPGVLDRCRIIMDNSSSEARLDYENGPVTAIAVGGNTLSRGLTLEGLSVSYFVRAVSAYDTLLQMGRWFGFRNGYADLPRIWMTDELARWFRHLATVETEMRRDIDVYLTEDETPMSFTVRLRTHPNLRVTAVAKMRDAVTAASSFGGKRVQTHYFHTNAEWLAENAEAARELVGSAQEQAVRTDDRTSEGRYLLREVPHELVLDFLENYHFHEDSVETDGKLISDYIRKRVRTAGELSRWNIAIVGNPLRAAQDAFEFAPGISVGRVTRARIAAEHGTSARADFADIKTLMSRRDAAVDLTGEVSGLDEAAIKRARRKELPGTGLLVLYPIDKTSRPAPAKKLRAPLDAEAHVIGVGLVFPEPTGADSEVSRYITADLSDVVLEEEDFSALEVDA